Proteins encoded by one window of Streptomyces sp. NBC_01477:
- a CDS encoding VOC family protein, with amino-acid sequence MATRLVQIAMNARDDSALGRFWAEALGWGVDSEGPGVTNIEPVGLAYPDPAAIFIDVLRVPEPKTVKNRVHLDLATTSAAHQAEWVERLRALGAKPADVGQGDVPWTVLADPEGNEFCVLEPREVYWDTGPMAAVAVDCVDPRAMARFWGEAMDWTLHEVTDDHAVLRSAKAVGPYLEFLRTPDVKTVKNRTHLDVRPYPGDDQAAEVARLRALGATDVDLGQGDVPWTCMADPEGNEFCVLTPR; translated from the coding sequence ATGGCGACACGGCTGGTGCAAATTGCGATGAACGCTCGGGACGACTCCGCGCTCGGCCGGTTCTGGGCGGAGGCGCTCGGCTGGGGTGTTGACAGCGAGGGGCCCGGGGTGACCAACATCGAACCCGTGGGCCTCGCTTACCCCGACCCCGCCGCCATCTTCATCGACGTCCTTCGGGTCCCGGAACCCAAGACGGTGAAGAACCGTGTGCACCTCGACCTCGCCACCACCTCGGCGGCCCATCAGGCGGAATGGGTCGAACGGCTCCGGGCGCTCGGCGCGAAGCCCGCCGACGTGGGCCAGGGCGACGTCCCGTGGACGGTTCTGGCCGACCCCGAGGGCAACGAGTTCTGCGTGCTGGAGCCGCGGGAGGTCTACTGGGACACCGGGCCGATGGCCGCGGTGGCGGTCGACTGCGTGGACCCGCGGGCCATGGCGCGGTTCTGGGGCGAGGCGATGGACTGGACCCTGCACGAGGTGACCGACGATCACGCGGTGCTGCGCTCCGCCAAGGCGGTCGGACCGTATCTGGAGTTCCTCCGCACGCCCGACGTGAAGACCGTGAAGAACCGCACCCACCTCGACGTCCGCCCGTACCCCGGTGACGATCAAGCCGCGGAGGTGGCCCGGCTGCGGGCCCTCGGCGCCACCGACGTCGACCTCGGCCAGGGCGACGTCCCGTGGACGTGCATGGCCGACCCCGAGGGCAACGAATTCTGCGTCCTCACCCCGCGCTGA
- a CDS encoding SRPBCC family protein, which translates to MAGRFEGTAEIDRPIEEVFAYLADGTHDPEFSPRVQEITRTTDGPTAVGTVYASTVKDAGMTTRREFRISEFQPPTRIRWTELSTNTVTSKEGGYDLAPLPGGGTRVTVFNVLEGHGVGRLLVGLALLAARRDAAAFAGRIKAAVEAA; encoded by the coding sequence ATGGCCGGCAGATTCGAGGGAACCGCCGAGATCGACCGCCCCATCGAGGAGGTCTTCGCCTACCTCGCGGACGGCACCCACGACCCGGAGTTCAGCCCCCGGGTGCAGGAGATCACCAGGACGACGGACGGCCCCACGGCGGTCGGCACCGTCTACGCGAGCACCGTCAAGGACGCCGGCATGACGACCAGGCGCGAATTCCGGATCAGCGAATTCCAGCCGCCGACCAGGATCCGCTGGACCGAGCTGTCCACGAACACCGTGACGTCCAAGGAGGGCGGCTACGACCTGGCGCCGCTGCCCGGTGGCGGCACCCGGGTGACGGTCTTCAACGTCCTGGAGGGCCACGGCGTCGGCAGACTCCTGGTGGGCCTCGCCCTGCTGGCCGCCCGCAGGGACGCCGCCGCCTTCGCCGGGCGGATCAAGGCGGCCGTCGAGGCCGCCTGA
- a CDS encoding LysR substrate-binding domain-containing protein — MRAPGPTRRPRTAGPGPPVTGPARPPGSGFQPRVSLAVADWLAKLGFVAQGLGVTLLPSLAVGAVRPDVALVPLPGRRAAGARGLRGHLPRPAPYGCRRGLPRCAQGDRRREGGRPRARDRGGTRSGTRRFCPSSGSLVMPPKASPCLSCRRFNRHVVSFCH; from the coding sequence CTGCGCGCCCCCGGCCCGACCCGTCGGCCCCGCACCGCCGGACCGGGACCGCCCGTTACCGGCCCCGCCCGCCCGCCGGGCAGCGGGTTCCAGCCCCGGGTCAGCCTGGCGGTGGCCGACTGGCTGGCCAAGCTGGGCTTTGTGGCGCAGGGGCTCGGCGTCACGCTGCTGCCGTCGCTGGCGGTGGGCGCGGTGCGGCCCGATGTGGCGCTGGTGCCGCTGCCGGGCCGGCGAGCCGCCGGTGCGCGAGGTCTGCGCGGCCACCTGCCGCGACCTGCACCGTACGGCTGCCGCCGCGGCCTTCCTCGATGTGCTCAAGGAGACCGCCGCCGGGAGGGGGGCCGTCCCCGGGCGCGCGACCGCGGCGGGACAAGGAGCGGGACCCGGAGGTTTTGTCCATCCTCCGGGTCCCTGGTGATGCCGCCGAAGGCCTCACCGTGCCTGTCGTGCCGACGGTTCAATCGTCATGTCGTCTCGTTCTGCCATTGA
- a CDS encoding methyltransferase, whose protein sequence is MHRFSTPWGDLDLTRYPAEPREQLRAWDAADDYLLRHLAETAPAAGGTTVVLGDRWGALTTALADRHPVQISDSFLGQQATRANLRRIGAEDAARLLSPRDTPPERVDLLVVRVPRSLGLLEDQLHALAPAVHQDTVVVGAGMVTEIHTSTLALFERILGPTTTSLAVRKARLIHCTPDPDLPRSSGPWPLRYALPDDVGPLSGRTVTNHAGIFCADRLDLGTRLLLAHLPRRQGPDRVIDLGCGNGVVGTAAAVANPASDVLFTDESYQAVASAEATFRENADPATAAEFLVADAATGVPAGSADLVLNNPPFHSHRATSDSGARRMFATARAALRPGGELWVVGNRHLGYHVRLRRLFGNCDVVASDPKFVVLRAVRQPPRAH, encoded by the coding sequence ATGCACCGATTCAGTACGCCGTGGGGCGACCTCGACCTGACCCGCTACCCGGCGGAACCCCGCGAGCAGCTGCGGGCCTGGGACGCCGCGGACGACTACCTGCTGCGGCACCTCGCGGAGACCGCCCCCGCCGCCGGCGGCACGACCGTGGTGCTCGGCGACCGCTGGGGCGCCCTGACCACCGCGCTCGCCGACCGGCACCCGGTGCAGATCTCCGACTCCTTCCTCGGGCAGCAGGCGACCCGGGCGAATCTGCGCAGGATCGGCGCCGAGGACGCGGCGCGGCTGCTGTCGCCCCGGGACACCCCGCCCGAGCGGGTCGATCTGCTGGTGGTCCGGGTGCCCAGGAGCCTGGGCCTGCTGGAGGACCAGCTGCACGCGCTGGCGCCCGCGGTCCACCAGGACACGGTCGTGGTCGGCGCCGGCATGGTCACCGAGATCCACACCTCGACACTGGCGCTCTTCGAGCGGATCCTCGGCCCGACCACCACCTCGCTCGCCGTCCGCAAGGCCCGGCTGATCCACTGCACCCCCGACCCCGACCTGCCCCGCAGCTCAGGCCCGTGGCCGCTGCGTTACGCCCTGCCCGACGACGTCGGCCCGCTGTCGGGGCGTACGGTCACCAACCACGCCGGCATCTTCTGCGCCGACCGGCTCGACCTCGGCACCCGGCTGCTGCTCGCCCACCTGCCCCGGCGGCAGGGACCCGACCGGGTGATCGACCTGGGCTGCGGCAACGGCGTCGTCGGTACCGCGGCGGCGGTCGCCAACCCCGCCTCCGACGTGCTCTTCACCGACGAGTCCTACCAGGCGGTCGCCTCGGCCGAGGCGACCTTCCGGGAGAACGCCGATCCGGCCACCGCGGCGGAGTTCCTGGTCGCCGACGCGGCGACCGGCGTACCGGCCGGCAGCGCCGACCTCGTACTGAACAACCCGCCCTTCCACTCCCACCGCGCCACCAGCGACAGCGGCGCCCGCCGGATGTTCGCCACCGCACGGGCCGCGCTGCGCCCCGGCGGTGAGCTGTGGGTGGTCGGCAACCGCCACCTGGGCTACCACGTACGGCTGCGGCGGCTGTTCGGGAACTGCGACGTGGTGGCGTCCGACCCGAAGTTCGTGGTCCTGCGCGCGGTCAGGCAGCCGCCCCGGGCGCACTGA